In Halogeometricum sp. S1BR25-6, a single genomic region encodes these proteins:
- a CDS encoding glycoside hydrolase family 97 catalytic domain-containing protein, with protein MPRDTSDQSPPSDSPASSDSSDSPDSSDPLLERREFVAGAAAVGGLTSMVSGVAADPIESTEEGDRAGVQSLSSPGGDVEVTFEVVEGTPTYAVAYGGEAVVERSTLGLAFRDDAALDGSFEVTGAERRSADETWTPVWGASESIQNAYEELAVGLRETEGLKRSLNLLFRAYDDGAAFRYVLPEQENLGSFVLTDERTEFAFADDYTSWWIPDDWENYEYLYEETPLSEIEPTPEEGSEADGASTPLTMRAGDDAYLSVHEAALTDYAGMTLTRADDEPATFESTLVPWPDGESKVKAEAPHVSPWRTFTLGSDPGALVESDLLVNLNEPNELEETDWIEPQKYMGIWWEIHVGKSRWAPGPDVGATTENAKRYIDFASEHGIASLLVEGWNVGWEGGFDSWSNAPYEFSFTESTEHYDLAEVAEYGQSKDPSVNVVAHNETGGGVSNYEDQLEEAFSLYEDLGIHAIKTGYVSEEGLDIDGETYHHHGQRMVNHYRHVTKKAAEHEIMLNVHEPIKPTGVRRTYPNLMTREGVSGLEYENFRPEGNPPSHTLTLPFTRMVAGPLDYTPGAFDILYEEYGTTRVHSTVARQLALYPMLFSGLQMVADLPENYDDLDVFEFVEQVPAAWDETAVGDAEIGDYATVARRKGEEWFVGTGTDDTARTLPVSLDFLEDGREYVAEVYADGPEADYESNPEEVARYEFLVSADDTLHASMVAGGGQAVRLRPPEGGEQSELPAYEPPAYEYDTPVVPAETMAGEPFTVFVEASNAGGIVGGERMTLHVDGETVGETFVRVGPGEETQVEFPLRLSEAGDHEVTMEASDGDASFSKTVTVTEQSAEFRMFSYEGFEVPEETTVGKQVEIPVTVTNTGDEESLQVVKLTVDDDVVQTKGVDLQPGGSTDLTFLHTFDSPGEYEVAVEDLDPRTVTVNVF; from the coding sequence ATGCCGCGAGATACCTCAGACCAGTCACCTCCGTCCGATTCGCCCGCTTCGTCCGACTCCTCCGATTCGCCCGATTCGTCGGACCCGCTCCTCGAACGGCGCGAGTTCGTCGCCGGTGCGGCGGCCGTCGGCGGACTGACGTCGATGGTGTCGGGCGTGGCGGCCGACCCGATAGAGAGCACAGAAGAGGGAGACCGGGCGGGCGTTCAGTCGCTCTCGTCGCCCGGCGGCGACGTCGAGGTGACGTTCGAGGTGGTCGAGGGGACGCCGACGTACGCCGTCGCCTACGGCGGCGAGGCGGTGGTCGAACGGTCGACGCTCGGACTCGCCTTCCGGGACGACGCCGCCCTCGACGGGTCCTTCGAGGTGACGGGCGCGGAGCGTCGGAGCGCCGACGAGACGTGGACCCCCGTCTGGGGGGCGAGTGAGTCGATTCAGAACGCCTACGAGGAACTGGCCGTCGGCCTCCGAGAGACCGAGGGGCTAAAGCGCTCGCTCAATCTGCTCTTCCGCGCCTACGACGACGGCGCCGCGTTCCGCTACGTCCTGCCCGAACAGGAGAACCTCGGGTCGTTCGTCCTCACCGACGAGCGGACGGAGTTCGCGTTCGCCGACGACTACACCTCGTGGTGGATTCCGGACGACTGGGAGAACTACGAGTACCTCTACGAGGAGACGCCGCTGAGCGAAATCGAGCCGACGCCCGAGGAGGGGTCGGAAGCGGACGGCGCGAGCACGCCGCTGACGATGCGCGCCGGCGACGACGCCTACCTGAGCGTCCACGAGGCGGCGCTGACCGACTACGCGGGCATGACGCTCACCCGCGCCGACGACGAGCCGGCGACGTTCGAGAGCACGCTCGTCCCGTGGCCCGACGGCGAGTCGAAGGTGAAGGCCGAGGCGCCGCACGTCTCGCCGTGGCGGACGTTCACGCTCGGGTCGGACCCGGGGGCGCTCGTCGAGTCGGACCTACTCGTCAACCTGAACGAACCCAACGAGTTGGAGGAGACCGACTGGATAGAGCCGCAGAAGTACATGGGTATCTGGTGGGAGATTCACGTCGGCAAGTCGCGGTGGGCGCCCGGCCCGGACGTGGGGGCGACCACGGAAAACGCCAAGCGCTACATCGACTTCGCCAGCGAGCACGGAATCGCCTCGCTGCTCGTGGAGGGATGGAACGTCGGCTGGGAGGGCGGGTTCGACTCCTGGAGCAACGCGCCCTACGAGTTCTCCTTCACCGAGTCGACCGAACACTACGACCTGGCGGAGGTCGCCGAGTACGGGCAGTCGAAGGACCCGAGCGTGAACGTCGTCGCGCACAACGAGACGGGCGGCGGCGTGAGCAACTACGAGGACCAACTGGAGGAGGCGTTCTCGCTGTACGAGGACCTCGGCATCCACGCCATCAAGACGGGCTACGTCAGCGAGGAGGGACTGGACATCGACGGCGAGACGTACCACCACCACGGCCAGCGGATGGTGAACCACTACCGCCACGTGACGAAAAAGGCGGCCGAGCATGAGATCATGCTCAACGTCCACGAACCCATCAAGCCGACCGGCGTGCGGCGGACCTACCCCAACCTCATGACCCGCGAGGGCGTCAGCGGGCTGGAGTACGAGAACTTCCGTCCGGAGGGGAACCCGCCGTCGCACACGCTCACGCTCCCGTTCACGCGGATGGTGGCCGGACCGCTGGACTACACGCCCGGCGCGTTCGACATCCTGTACGAGGAGTACGGCACCACCCGCGTCCACTCCACCGTCGCGCGCCAACTCGCGCTCTACCCGATGCTGTTCAGCGGTCTCCAGATGGTCGCGGACCTGCCGGAGAACTACGACGACCTGGACGTCTTCGAGTTCGTCGAACAGGTGCCGGCGGCGTGGGACGAGACGGCCGTCGGCGACGCCGAAATCGGCGACTACGCCACCGTCGCCCGCCGGAAGGGCGAGGAGTGGTTCGTCGGCACCGGGACGGACGACACCGCGCGAACGCTGCCCGTCTCGCTGGACTTCCTCGAAGACGGCCGCGAGTACGTCGCGGAGGTGTACGCCGACGGCCCGGAGGCCGACTACGAGTCGAACCCCGAGGAAGTGGCGCGGTACGAGTTCCTCGTCTCCGCCGACGATACACTCCACGCGTCGATGGTCGCCGGCGGCGGGCAGGCCGTCCGCCTCCGCCCGCCCGAGGGCGGCGAGCAGTCCGAACTCCCGGCGTACGAACCGCCCGCCTACGAGTACGACACGCCCGTCGTCCCCGCGGAGACGATGGCCGGCGAACCGTTCACCGTCTTCGTCGAGGCGAGCAACGCGGGCGGCATCGTCGGCGGCGAGCGGATGACCCTGCACGTCGACGGCGAGACGGTCGGGGAGACGTTCGTCCGCGTCGGTCCCGGCGAGGAGACGCAGGTCGAGTTCCCCCTCCGCCTCTCGGAGGCGGGCGACCACGAGGTGACGATGGAGGCGTCCGACGGCGACGCCTCGTTCTCGAAGACGGTGACGGTCACGGAGCAGTCCGCGGAGTTCCGGATGTTCTCCTACGAGGGCTTCGAAGTGCCCGAGGAGACGACGGTCGGAAAGCAGGTTGAGATTCCGGTGACGGTGACCAACACCGGCGACGAGGAGAGCCTGCAGGTGGTCAAACTCACCGTCGACGACGACGTCGTCCAGACCAAGGGCGTCGACCTCCAACCCGGCGGCTCGACGGACCTGACGTTCCTGCACACGTTCGACTCGCCCGGCGAGTACGAGGTGGCCGTCGAGGACCTCGACCCGCGGACGGTGACGGTGAACGTGTTCTGA
- a CDS encoding DUF6498-containing protein, protein MRTSFPLVGVAVWEWDLSSLLVLYWVEAFVTVLVAAAKALLAERGSPSLASGPEPLHELREKRGGWRIRPGWPPVYPRNVPVAASILGFWVVFVLPMSLLLWPSSVESVPSAGLAAGGGENVEWSTSLTARRGPRSFYTMVTEQRTREKPSPNPPHPPIRGLLSHSPTHRFCRTPTGQSSISPL, encoded by the coding sequence GTGCGAACCTCTTTTCCGCTCGTCGGGGTCGCCGTCTGGGAGTGGGACCTCTCGTCGCTCTTGGTGCTGTACTGGGTCGAGGCGTTCGTGACCGTCCTCGTCGCCGCGGCGAAGGCGCTCCTCGCCGAACGCGGGTCGCCCTCCCTCGCGAGCGGACCCGAACCCCTCCACGAACTGCGCGAGAAACGGGGCGGCTGGCGGATTCGGCCGGGGTGGCCGCCGGTCTACCCGCGAAACGTTCCCGTCGCCGCGTCGATTCTCGGTTTCTGGGTCGTGTTTGTCCTCCCGATGAGCCTACTTCTCTGGCCCTCCTCGGTCGAGTCGGTCCCGTCCGCCGGACTGGCCGCGGGTGGCGGCGAGAACGTCGAGTGGAGCACTTCTCTAACCGCCCGACGCGGACCTCGCTCTTTTTATACGATGGTGACCGAACAGAGGACGAGAGAGAAACCCTCCCCGAACCCCCCCCATCCCCCCATCCGTGGTTTACTCTCTCACTCCCCCACTCACCGTTTTTGTCGGACTCCTACCGGGCAGTCCTCGATATCGCCGCTCTGA
- a CDS encoding DUF1810 domain-containing protein has product MTDDPWNLRRFVEAQESVIDDVKEELRAGRKRTHWMWYVFPQMEGLGRSQMTRRYAIASYDEADAYLAHPTLGPRLRECTAIVNAVEGRSANEIFGSPDDLKFRSSMTLFDAVADDPAPFRTALERYYGGEPDPKTLELLDES; this is encoded by the coding sequence ATGACGGACGACCCGTGGAACCTCCGGCGATTCGTCGAGGCGCAAGAATCCGTGATAGACGACGTCAAAGAAGAACTGCGGGCGGGCCGCAAGCGCACCCACTGGATGTGGTACGTCTTCCCGCAGATGGAGGGGCTCGGTCGGAGTCAGATGACACGGCGGTACGCCATCGCCTCGTACGACGAAGCGGACGCCTACCTCGCACATCCGACGCTGGGGCCGCGACTGCGCGAGTGCACGGCCATCGTGAACGCCGTCGAGGGGCGCTCGGCGAACGAGATATTCGGGTCGCCCGACGACCTGAAGTTCCGGTCGTCGATGACGCTGTTCGACGCCGTCGCGGACGACCCGGCGCCGTTCAGGACGGCGCTGGAGCGCTACTACGGCGGCGAACCGGACCCGAAGACGCTGGAACTACTGGATGAGTCCTGA
- a CDS encoding NAD(P)/FAD-dependent oxidoreductase → MSATEAPPERTEFDRDVVIVGGGPAGCSTGVFTARYGLDTVVFDRGRSSIQRCAFLENYLGFPAGIDVETLYDLMHDHAEKAGCEVVVDLVESVEPLDAGIGDEADEAEIGGEAGGDHRGFVVETQEGRTVTARRVVAATRYDGEYMRGLDDEDAMFETHEHDGEVREHFDKTYADEDGTTPVGGLYVATPYETGYQASMAAGRGARVGITVVEDARRERGVPEALADHYDWMRRERDLTEEWADRDRWREYIHDRLPDDHGLDEERLVEMREREIDRRFETYLTDDEVGQRTRRGHKRLLEHVDDDAILAAARRIENERSASEASD, encoded by the coding sequence ATGAGCGCGACGGAGGCGCCGCCGGAGCGAACCGAGTTCGACCGCGACGTGGTCATCGTCGGCGGCGGTCCGGCCGGCTGTTCGACCGGCGTGTTCACCGCCCGCTACGGCCTCGATACGGTCGTGTTCGACCGGGGACGCTCCTCCATCCAGCGGTGCGCGTTCTTGGAGAACTACCTCGGGTTCCCCGCCGGCATCGATGTGGAGACGCTGTACGACCTGATGCACGACCACGCCGAGAAAGCGGGCTGCGAGGTGGTCGTGGACCTCGTGGAGTCGGTCGAACCGCTCGACGCCGGAATCGGGGACGAGGCCGACGAAGCCGAAATCGGCGGTGAAGCGGGCGGCGACCACCGCGGCTTTGTCGTCGAGACCCAGGAGGGCCGAACGGTGACCGCGCGCCGAGTCGTGGCCGCCACGCGCTACGACGGGGAGTACATGCGCGGGTTGGACGACGAGGACGCGATGTTCGAAACGCACGAGCACGACGGCGAGGTGCGCGAACACTTCGATAAGACCTACGCCGACGAAGACGGAACGACGCCGGTCGGCGGGTTGTACGTCGCCACGCCGTACGAGACGGGCTATCAGGCGAGCATGGCCGCCGGTCGCGGCGCGCGGGTCGGCATCACGGTCGTCGAAGACGCGCGACGCGAACGGGGGGTCCCCGAGGCGTTGGCGGACCACTACGACTGGATGCGACGAGAGCGGGACCTCACCGAGGAGTGGGCCGACCGGGACCGGTGGCGGGAGTACATCCACGACCGCTTGCCCGACGACCACGGGTTGGACGAGGAGCGACTGGTCGAGATGCGCGAACGGGAGATAGACCGCCGGTTCGAGACCTACCTCACCGACGATGAGGTCGGCCAACGGACCCGGCGGGGACACAAGCGACTCCTCGAACACGTCGACGACGACGCCATCCTCGCGGCGGCGCGGCGGATCGAAAACGAGCGGAGCGCGTCCGAGGCGAGCGACTGA
- a CDS encoding NAD(P)H-binding protein: protein MDVLVTGGDGFVGRHLCAELVDRGHDVESLSRTPDPSVLPAEVTTTSGDVREFSSIEGAFEGKDAVVHLVALSPLYQHGISQEEVHAEGTENAVEAADARGVERFVQMSSIGTHPDGRTSYTHAKGIAEWTVYQSDLDWVVFRPSMIFGDGGELVPFTERFTTPYVTALPEGGRPPMQPIWVGDVVSMLAEGVEDGAHVRSTYELGGPEVLTVADVAREIYRARGQSLRVLPVPVALATLGLTLVDPLSVVPFGRDQARQLKMNLAVEGNDIGAFGRETGDLRTLGSYVRSE, encoded by the coding sequence ATGGACGTACTCGTCACCGGCGGCGACGGATTCGTCGGCCGACATCTGTGCGCGGAACTGGTCGACCGCGGTCACGACGTGGAGTCGCTCTCCCGGACGCCCGACCCGTCGGTGCTCCCGGCGGAGGTCACGACGACGAGCGGGGACGTGCGGGAGTTCTCGTCCATCGAGGGCGCCTTCGAGGGGAAGGACGCCGTCGTCCATCTCGTCGCGCTCTCGCCGCTCTATCAGCACGGGATCAGTCAGGAAGAGGTCCACGCGGAGGGGACGGAGAACGCCGTCGAGGCCGCCGACGCCCGCGGCGTCGAGCGGTTCGTGCAGATGAGTTCGATCGGGACCCACCCGGACGGACGGACCTCCTACACGCACGCGAAGGGAATCGCGGAGTGGACCGTCTACCAGTCCGACCTCGATTGGGTCGTCTTCCGCCCGTCGATGATATTCGGCGACGGCGGCGAACTGGTCCCGTTCACCGAGCGGTTCACGACGCCCTACGTGACGGCGCTTCCGGAGGGCGGGCGGCCGCCCATGCAACCCATCTGGGTCGGAGACGTCGTCTCGATGCTCGCCGAGGGCGTCGAGGACGGCGCGCACGTCCGCTCGACGTACGAACTCGGCGGTCCCGAAGTGCTGACCGTCGCCGACGTCGCGAGAGAAATCTACCGAGCGAGGGGACAATCCCTGCGCGTGCTCCCGGTGCCGGTGGCGCTCGCGACGCTCGGATTGACCCTCGTCGACCCGCTCTCGGTCGTCCCCTTCGGCCGCGACCAAGCGCGACAGCTGAAGATGAATCTCGCGGTCGAGGGGAACGATATCGGCGCCTTCGGACGGGAGACCGGAGACCTCAGGACGCTCGGCTCGTACGTGCGGTCGGAGTGA
- a CDS encoding methyl-accepting chemotaxis protein: protein MNINRKLIALCLAISLIPVSTVGAVGVVEMQRIGSAAETQSAVHMERQVTGELNNTVSARQEGIQNVLDARRVDGRSLAASSPVQNYQAARSGQWKLVQRQSQEQLGHTALQMRSTVETAKRTILENEYDGRAWEDLSATEQRRVENSVERILVGTDGDGTTASGSATDMFQPGYIGNTGYAYVVDEDSTVIMHHSLADGFNLVDDADLTVFEDVKAFVEEEGAIRNGETWGIVEYDWEDTTQAGNPVEEKFVAYTYYEDFDWVLAPSVYYYELQTTAQESAKDRIEDSFESYLLTRSVSVNGEERRAYDEIILTTETGQGVVETTRTGETVETRSVSDRSYADEAWFAASKDLEEGEVYVGDVTTRDGTQVVYLASPVYQNGQFAGTVALRFDFGILAALTNDVTVGESGHLSIVNEAGTVLSHPNASVVEAGSSITDESDAGGLASIAQNSITAGGSGLDTYTTAASDGTEDTYYVGYAPLQFGSKQLSLVATVPEADVTAPAAALGQSLSQRTDSARNVFIGLILIAGIAVTGVGYRGARYFSEPIVKLRDQATELAAGRFDRATAIEATDDELGELVVAFESMRENLRQQVTELRTVSQELGEGNLDQDVRTDLPGEFGAIMTDLEDGIERVRQSLVEVHDVADEFAEISNETASSAEEIESASQATAESVEEIAHGAAQQTEQLQSASSEMNNLSATIEEVAASADGVVRTADEASSLAGQGREQAAAATEEISAIETEAVAAVEQVEGLEERMEEINNIVQLITDITEQTNLLALNASIEAARAGEVGKGFAVVANEIGDLADEVENATEDVEDLISEVQADTGATVGDMQAMRERVRSGTETIEGAIEMFDDIAEASEKAEYGVREISDSTESQATSTEEVVSMVDEVSSVSEEMTSQTSNVSAAAEEQTASINEVARNVQTVSASAQSLQELVDEFDVGATAGSGGTPSAASDAGLVEGSSGQGTRSTSATAKLD from the coding sequence ATGAACATCAATCGCAAACTCATCGCACTGTGTCTCGCAATCTCGCTCATTCCCGTTTCGACCGTGGGGGCCGTCGGGGTCGTCGAGATGCAGCGGATCGGGTCGGCCGCCGAGACGCAGAGCGCGGTGCACATGGAACGGCAGGTCACGGGCGAACTGAACAACACCGTCTCCGCCCGGCAGGAGGGCATCCAAAACGTCCTCGACGCACGCCGGGTCGACGGGCGGTCGCTCGCGGCGTCCTCCCCGGTTCAGAACTACCAGGCGGCCAGAAGCGGCCAGTGGAAACTCGTCCAGCGGCAGAGCCAAGAGCAACTCGGCCACACGGCGTTGCAGATGCGGAGCACGGTCGAGACGGCGAAGCGGACGATTCTCGAAAACGAGTACGACGGGCGGGCGTGGGAAGACTTGTCGGCGACCGAGCAACGGCGAGTCGAGAACAGCGTCGAACGAATCCTCGTGGGCACGGACGGGGACGGCACGACCGCCTCGGGGTCCGCGACCGACATGTTCCAGCCCGGATACATCGGGAACACGGGCTACGCGTACGTCGTCGACGAGGACTCCACCGTAATCATGCACCACAGCCTCGCCGACGGGTTCAACCTCGTCGACGACGCCGACTTGACGGTCTTCGAAGACGTGAAGGCCTTCGTCGAAGAGGAGGGGGCGATTCGGAACGGCGAGACGTGGGGCATCGTCGAGTACGACTGGGAGGACACAACCCAGGCGGGCAATCCGGTCGAGGAGAAGTTCGTCGCGTACACCTACTACGAGGACTTCGACTGGGTGCTCGCACCGAGCGTGTACTACTACGAACTCCAGACGACCGCTCAGGAGAGCGCGAAGGACCGCATCGAGGACTCCTTCGAGAGCTACCTCCTGACGCGGTCGGTGTCGGTGAACGGCGAGGAACGGCGCGCGTACGACGAAATTATCCTGACGACCGAAACCGGACAGGGCGTCGTCGAAACGACCCGAACCGGAGAGACGGTCGAGACGCGTTCCGTCTCGGACCGCTCGTACGCCGACGAAGCGTGGTTCGCGGCGAGCAAAGACCTCGAAGAGGGCGAGGTGTACGTCGGGGACGTCACAACCCGCGACGGAACCCAGGTCGTGTATCTCGCGTCGCCCGTCTACCAGAACGGGCAGTTCGCCGGGACGGTCGCGCTTCGGTTCGACTTCGGCATCCTCGCTGCGCTGACGAACGACGTGACGGTCGGCGAATCCGGCCACCTCAGCATCGTCAACGAAGCGGGCACCGTGCTGAGCCATCCGAACGCCTCGGTCGTCGAGGCCGGGAGCAGTATCACGGACGAGTCGGACGCCGGCGGACTGGCGAGCATCGCTCAGAACAGCATCACGGCGGGCGGGAGCGGCCTCGACACGTACACGACGGCCGCCTCGGACGGGACGGAGGACACCTACTACGTCGGATACGCACCGCTGCAGTTCGGAAGCAAGCAACTGTCGCTGGTCGCGACGGTCCCCGAAGCGGACGTCACCGCACCCGCCGCGGCGCTCGGACAGTCGCTGAGTCAGCGGACGGACTCCGCGCGGAACGTCTTCATCGGCCTCATCCTCATCGCCGGCATCGCCGTGACGGGCGTGGGGTACCGCGGGGCGCGGTACTTCTCCGAACCCATCGTGAAACTCCGCGACCAGGCGACCGAACTCGCCGCCGGGCGATTCGACCGGGCCACCGCCATCGAGGCGACCGACGACGAACTCGGCGAACTCGTCGTCGCGTTCGAGTCGATGCGGGAGAACCTCCGTCAGCAGGTCACCGAACTCCGTACGGTGAGTCAGGAACTCGGCGAGGGCAATCTCGACCAAGACGTCCGGACGGACCTGCCCGGCGAGTTCGGCGCCATCATGACGGACCTCGAAGACGGCATCGAGCGCGTACGTCAGAGCCTCGTGGAGGTCCACGACGTCGCCGACGAGTTCGCGGAGATCAGCAACGAGACGGCGTCGAGCGCCGAAGAGATCGAGTCCGCGAGTCAGGCGACGGCGGAGTCGGTCGAGGAGATCGCGCACGGCGCGGCACAACAGACCGAGCAGTTGCAGTCGGCGTCGAGCGAGATGAACAACCTCTCGGCGACGATCGAAGAGGTGGCGGCGTCGGCCGACGGCGTCGTCCGGACGGCGGACGAAGCGTCCTCACTCGCGGGGCAGGGTCGAGAACAGGCCGCCGCGGCGACCGAGGAGATTTCGGCCATCGAGACGGAGGCGGTCGCGGCCGTCGAACAGGTCGAGGGCCTCGAAGAGCGGATGGAGGAGATCAACAACATCGTCCAACTCATCACGGACATCACCGAGCAGACGAACCTGCTGGCGCTGAACGCCTCCATCGAAGCGGCGCGCGCCGGCGAAGTCGGAAAGGGGTTCGCGGTCGTCGCGAACGAAATCGGTGACCTCGCGGATGAAGTCGAGAACGCCACCGAGGACGTCGAGGACCTCATCTCGGAGGTCCAAGCGGACACCGGCGCGACGGTCGGGGACATGCAGGCGATGCGCGAGCGTGTACGGTCGGGGACGGAGACCATCGAGGGCGCCATCGAGATGTTCGACGACATCGCGGAGGCGAGCGAGAAAGCCGAGTACGGCGTCCGCGAGATTTCCGACTCGACGGAGAGTCAGGCGACGTCGACGGAGGAAGTGGTGTCGATGGTCGACGAAGTCTCCAGCGTGAGCGAGGAGATGACGTCGCAGACGAGCAACGTGTCCGCGGCCGCCGAGGAGCAGACGGCGTCGATCAACGAAGTCGCGCGGAACGTCCAGACGGTGTCCGCGTCCGCGCAGTCGCTCCAGGAACTCGTCGACGAGTTCGACGTCGGCGCCACCGCCGGTTCCGGCGGAACGCCGTCCGCAGCGAGCGACGCCGGACTCGTAGAGGGGTCGTCGGGGCAGGGTACCCGGTCGACGTCGGCGACCGCGAAACTGGACTAA
- a CDS encoding DUF1405 domain-containing protein: MRPIPSADDLPAYLAPLPDRVETTALRLAWVLVAVNLLGTLFGFWYYRFQLANSRLVIWPAVPDSPLVTLFMVASLVSWTVGRDRDWIHALAFVGNLKYGFWVVVVQLAINDVLATGDPYHWFLLVSHLGMGLQAFVVYRYADFTVPAVAVAAGWFTFNDVVDYFVPLVGDYHHTYFGPRLVNAGDHDVLAHDIAAAAAVGLTLLGTFLALAIRVRRLEHET, encoded by the coding sequence ATGAGACCCATCCCCTCCGCAGACGACCTCCCGGCGTATCTCGCTCCGCTACCCGACCGAGTCGAGACGACGGCGCTCCGTCTCGCGTGGGTGCTCGTCGCCGTCAATCTCCTGGGTACCCTGTTCGGTTTCTGGTACTACCGATTTCAGCTCGCGAACAGTCGGCTCGTCATCTGGCCCGCGGTGCCCGACAGCCCGCTCGTGACGCTGTTCATGGTCGCGAGTCTGGTGTCGTGGACGGTCGGGCGGGACCGCGATTGGATTCACGCCCTGGCCTTCGTCGGCAACCTGAAGTACGGCTTCTGGGTCGTCGTCGTCCAACTCGCCATCAACGACGTCCTCGCCACCGGCGACCCGTACCACTGGTTCCTGCTCGTCAGCCACCTCGGGATGGGGCTGCAGGCGTTCGTCGTCTACCGGTACGCCGACTTTACCGTCCCGGCCGTCGCCGTCGCCGCGGGGTGGTTCACGTTCAACGACGTCGTCGACTACTTCGTCCCCCTCGTCGGGGACTACCACCACACCTACTTCGGGCCGAGACTGGTGAACGCCGGCGACCACGACGTCCTCGCGCACGATATCGCCGCGGCCGCGGCCGTCGGACTGACGCTACTCGGAACGTTCCTCGCACTCGCGATTCGCGTCCGACGGTTGGAGCACGAAACGTGA